CATCGAGCGCCCGGCTGACGTGGAGGAGGGATTCTCCCTGCAGGCCCCCCTCGTCTACCACTTCGGCTCCACCACGCCCGGCACCAACATCAAACTCTACAACAAGGTGAGTTCAACAAGGCTCGCCCCGGGTTGGATCTGGCCTCAGATTTCCTCAGGCTTTCCCCCTGCCATATGCTGTGGGGTGTCTGAATCCGCGGGATGCTCCCgctgctgctgtttggggtCAGCACAACGTGTTTCATAAACATCTATAGCCTCCTGCACAGGCAGCCACCCCTTCCCAGCTATTGGATCAAGATTGGAAGGGAATCCAGAGGAGAACACAAAGTTGTATAAGGGCACTGGAGCACCTCCCCtatggagacaggctgggagaggtgGGGCAGTTCAACCTGGAGGAGGAAAGTTTGTGTGGTGacctcagagcagccttttccatccTGAGGGGctacagggaagctggagagggattctTGTCAGGATCTGGAATGATAGAATGGGGTAGAATGGGTTCACAGTGAGAGGAAagatttaggctggatattgggaagaaattattttactgtgaGAACAGTGAAGCCCTTCAGTGTTGTCTAGAGAGGCTGcggatgccccatccctagaagtgcccaaggccagggtggatggggcttggaggagCTTGGGCtggtggaaggtatccctgccatAGGGAGTTGGATGGggtttaaggtccattccagcCCAGATCATTCCACAATTTTGCCCTGGGTGGCCACCCAGAATCCAGGCCTTGAGGGTTCTGAAGATCTGGGGGGGAGCGTGGGGACCTGTGTGACCCCTCCTCCCACAGATCACTTCGTGCCTGGCCGACGTCTTCAACCAGCGGTGCGAGGTGAACCGGCGGGCATCGGTGAGCGGCTGCGTCATCAACACCTGCGGCTGGGTCAAGAGCTCAGGCTACCAGGCGCTGGTGCACGCCGCCTCCGCCTTCGAGGTGGatgtggtggtggtgctggacCAAGAGCGCCTTTACAACGAGCTCAAGCGGGACCTGCCCCACTTTGTGCGCACCGTGCTGCTGCCAAAGTCTGGCGGCGTGGTGGAGCGCTCCAAGGACTTCCGCCGGGAATGCCGGGACGAGCGTATCCGCGAGTACTTCTACGGCTTCCGCGGCTGCTTCTACCCCCACGCCTTTGATGTCAAGTTCTCTGATGTCAAGATCTACAAGGTGGGTGCACCCACCATCCCGGACTCGTGCCTGCCACTGGGAATGTCCCAGGAGGACAACCAACTGAAGCTGGTGCCGGTGACACCGGGGCGGGACATGGTGCACCACCTGCTGAGCGTCAGCACCGCCGACAGCCCTGACGACAACATCTCCGAGACCAGCGTGGCCGGCTTCATTGTGGTCACTGGTGTGGACCTGGAACGCCAG
This genomic stretch from Cinclus cinclus chromosome 6, bCinCin1.1, whole genome shotgun sequence harbors:
- the CLP1 gene encoding polyribonucleotide 5'-hydroxyl-kinase Clp1 isoform X1, with the translated sequence MADDGGEEKKQVAKFELERETELRFEVEAAQTVQLELLTGMAEVFGTELTRNKKFTFDAGAKVAVFTWHGCTVQLSGRTEVAYVSRDTPMLLYLNTHTALEQMRRQAEREDERGPRVMVVGPTDVGKTTVCRLLLNYAVRLGRRPTFVELDVGQGSVSIPGTMGALYIERPADVEEGFSLQAPLVYHFGSTTPGTNIKLYNKITSCLADVFNQRCEVNRRASVSGCVINTCGWVKSSGYQALVHAASAFEVDVVVVLDQERLYNELKRDLPHFVRTVLLPKSGGVVERSKDFRRECRDERIREYFYGFRGCFYPHAFDVKFSDVKIYKVGAPTIPDSCLPLGMSQEDNQLKLVPVTPGRDMVHHLLSVSTADSPDDNISETSVAGFIVVTGVDLERQVFTVLSPAPRPLPKNFLLIMDIRFMDLK
- the CLP1 gene encoding polyribonucleotide 5'-hydroxyl-kinase Clp1 isoform X2, which translates into the protein MADDGGEEKKQVAKFELERETELRFEVEAAQTVQLELLTGMAEVFGTELTRNKKFTFDAGAKVAVFTWHGCTVQLSGRTEVAYVSRDTPMLLYLNTHTALEQMRRQAEREDERGPRVMVVGPTDVGKTTVCRLLLNYAITSCLADVFNQRCEVNRRASVSGCVINTCGWVKSSGYQALVHAASAFEVDVVVVLDQERLYNELKRDLPHFVRTVLLPKSGGVVERSKDFRRECRDERIREYFYGFRGCFYPHAFDVKFSDVKIYKVGAPTIPDSCLPLGMSQEDNQLKLVPVTPGRDMVHHLLSVSTADSPDDNISETSVAGFIVVTGVDLERQVFTVLSPAPRPLPKNFLLIMDIRFMDLK